Proteins co-encoded in one alpha proteobacterium HIMB5 genomic window:
- a CDS encoding Phosphoenolpyruvate carboxylase (PFAM: Phosphoenolpyruvate carboxylase), translated as MKKRDLYYDRIPTKFLREDIRLLGKILGDVLKEQEGGKFFKLVEDIRLLSKPSLNNYGSKNPHDRLSNKIKNLNSETIFKLTRAFNHFCNLMNLAEAHDTSHTLNEIEQNKNKKTKSLFIEEIFKNFFKNKLIPNKKIYDLAQNLKIGVVLTAHPTEVKRRTLIQKYANLIELLEQRYLYKNFQKKINEIDKALYSEITIIWKTDDIKRSKPSPLDEARWGLAIIEDSLWDTIPRVYKRLNKIFKKNYGKDLPRSFNPIEFGSWMGGDRDGNPNVTSKVTEKVILFSRWQAAKLYERELTKLIQDLSMQNCSSKIKKISKNSFEPYRVYLRPIRDKIRSTYINIEEHLNKNKKLNNDLLFKDKYELINVLRDVRKSLNENNDKRIGNSVLLDLLRRARCFGINLAKLDIRQESSRHSLLVSEILRNNLRIKFENFDENKKVQLLSKLITDKKGLKNLKLKNKLNKEVWNTFEVISKQPIECLGAYVISMTSSSSDILNVYYLQKLAKISQPLRVVPLLETLDDLKNGKKIMEKLFSLSWYRKLIKNKQEVMIGYSDSSKDAGKLSSSWNQYKVEEELRNIAKKYKISLTFFHGRGGSPGRGGGPIQSTLKSQPSNTVNGKIRITDQGEVIQQKYGYKPLAEYNLCSYIGSVMEATLNPPPKSKPQWRSLIERMTELSTASYRRSINANEEFIRYFKTVTPHKALGKLSIGSRPTKRKNVDNIQSLRAIPWVFAWTQIRLLLPAWLGTSEALRYAGIKKFKNVLNDMQINWPFFSSTMDILDMVISKVDPEISIIYENNLADDKLRRVGKKLRFQFDQLVKLHKKITPKEILNERKKFRKSLYVRNNYTEVLNVLQAKIMGKLNSKKLSNLDRKFLEDALMTSIAGISAAIKNTG; from the coding sequence ATGAAAAAAAGAGATCTTTATTATGATAGGATACCTACAAAATTCTTAAGAGAGGATATAAGGCTCTTAGGTAAAATACTTGGTGATGTTTTAAAAGAACAAGAAGGTGGTAAGTTTTTTAAATTAGTAGAAGATATAAGACTGTTATCTAAACCCAGTTTAAATAATTATGGTTCAAAAAACCCTCACGACAGACTTTCAAATAAAATTAAAAATTTAAATTCAGAGACTATCTTCAAATTAACAAGAGCGTTTAATCATTTTTGTAATTTAATGAATCTTGCCGAAGCTCATGATACTTCACATACTTTAAATGAAATTGAACAGAATAAAAATAAAAAAACTAAAAGTTTATTCATTGAGGAAATTTTTAAAAATTTTTTTAAAAATAAATTAATTCCAAATAAAAAAATTTATGATTTGGCTCAAAATCTAAAAATTGGAGTAGTTCTCACTGCACATCCAACGGAGGTAAAAAGAAGAACCTTAATTCAAAAATATGCAAATTTAATTGAGTTACTTGAACAAAGATATCTATATAAAAATTTCCAAAAAAAAATTAATGAAATTGATAAAGCTTTATATAGTGAGATTACAATCATTTGGAAAACAGATGATATTAAAAGATCAAAACCATCTCCATTGGATGAAGCTAGATGGGGTTTAGCAATTATTGAGGATAGTTTATGGGATACCATCCCAAGAGTTTATAAAAGATTAAATAAAATTTTTAAGAAAAACTATGGAAAAGATCTTCCAAGAAGTTTTAACCCTATAGAGTTTGGATCTTGGATGGGTGGTGATAGAGATGGAAACCCAAATGTGACTTCAAAAGTAACTGAAAAAGTTATTTTATTTTCTAGATGGCAAGCAGCAAAATTATACGAGAGAGAATTAACTAAACTGATCCAAGATTTATCGATGCAAAATTGTTCATCGAAGATCAAAAAAATTTCAAAAAATTCATTTGAACCTTATAGAGTTTATTTAAGACCAATAAGAGATAAAATTAGATCAACTTATATAAATATTGAAGAGCACTTAAATAAAAATAAAAAACTTAATAATGATTTATTATTTAAAGATAAATATGAATTAATAAATGTATTGAGAGATGTTAGAAAATCTTTGAATGAAAATAATGATAAAAGAATTGGTAACTCAGTACTTCTTGATTTATTAAGAAGAGCTAGATGCTTTGGTATCAATTTAGCAAAATTAGATATTAGACAAGAGTCTTCAAGACATTCTCTATTAGTCTCAGAAATCCTAAGAAATAATTTAAGAATAAAATTTGAAAATTTTGATGAGAATAAAAAAGTTCAATTATTATCAAAATTGATAACTGATAAGAAAGGATTAAAAAATTTAAAATTAAAAAATAAACTTAATAAAGAAGTTTGGAATACTTTTGAGGTAATATCAAAACAACCAATTGAATGTCTAGGTGCGTATGTGATATCTATGACATCAAGCTCATCAGATATTTTAAATGTTTATTATTTGCAAAAATTAGCAAAGATTAGTCAACCTTTGAGAGTTGTTCCATTGCTAGAGACATTAGATGATTTAAAAAATGGAAAAAAAATTATGGAAAAACTTTTTTCTTTAAGTTGGTATAGAAAATTAATTAAAAACAAACAGGAGGTAATGATTGGATACTCAGATTCTAGTAAAGATGCTGGAAAATTATCTTCTAGTTGGAACCAATATAAAGTTGAGGAAGAATTAAGAAATATTGCAAAAAAATATAAAATTTCACTAACATTTTTTCATGGAAGAGGAGGTTCTCCTGGAAGAGGAGGTGGACCAATTCAATCTACATTAAAATCACAACCATCCAATACTGTTAATGGAAAAATTAGAATTACAGATCAAGGTGAAGTTATTCAGCAAAAGTATGGTTACAAACCTTTGGCAGAATATAATCTATGTAGCTATATAGGGAGTGTGATGGAAGCGACTTTAAATCCCCCTCCAAAATCAAAACCACAATGGAGAAGTCTAATTGAGAGAATGACAGAATTGTCAACTGCATCTTACAGAAGAAGTATAAATGCAAATGAGGAATTTATAAGATATTTCAAAACAGTTACACCACATAAGGCACTTGGAAAACTTTCAATAGGATCAAGACCAACAAAAAGAAAAAATGTGGATAATATTCAAAGCCTGAGAGCTATACCTTGGGTTTTTGCATGGACACAAATTAGATTACTCTTGCCTGCATGGCTTGGCACAAGTGAAGCTTTAAGGTATGCGGGTATTAAAAAATTTAAGAATGTATTAAATGACATGCAAATCAATTGGCCTTTCTTCTCTTCAACAATGGATATTTTAGATATGGTTATATCTAAAGTTGATCCAGAAATATCGATAATCTATGAAAATAATTTAGCAGATGATAAATTAAGAAGAGTTGGTAAAAAATTAAGATTTCAATTTGATCAATTAGTTAAATTACATAAAAAAATTACCCCAAAAGAGATTTTAAATGAGAGAAAAAAATTTAGAAAATCTTTATATGTAAGAAATAACTACACAGAAGTACTAAATGTTTTACAGGCAAAAATAATGGGTAAATTAAATTCCAAAAAATTAAGTAATTTAGATAGAAAATTTCTTGAAGATGCTTTAATGACTTCAATAGCAGGAATATCTGCTGCAATTAAAAATACAGGATAA
- a CDS encoding integral membrane protein, DsbD family (PFAM: cytochrome C biogenesis protein transmembrane region), with amino-acid sequence MLELVIAFGAGLISFLSPCVLPLIPGYISFVSGQSLKDITEKKEFDLSPLIKFCFGFSIVFIIFGASASFLGKVLLQNSQSFRLIAGLVIIFFSLQLLGVFNFGFLNMDKRFDFKKFDSFFFPVVIGFAFGFGWTPCIGPILGSILALASIEETLARAILLLSFYSLGLAIPFIISGYLIQRFLIFSKNMSKHINTISKVGGILLLITGILILTNKLQFLGFYLLNTLPFLQSIG; translated from the coding sequence ATGTTAGAATTAGTTATTGCTTTCGGAGCTGGTTTAATCAGCTTTCTTTCACCATGTGTATTACCATTAATTCCTGGATACATTTCATTTGTTTCTGGTCAATCATTAAAAGATATAACTGAAAAAAAAGAATTTGATTTAAGTCCTTTAATAAAATTTTGTTTTGGATTTTCTATAGTATTTATAATCTTTGGCGCATCAGCATCATTTTTAGGAAAAGTTTTACTTCAAAATTCTCAGTCGTTCAGATTGATTGCAGGTTTGGTGATCATATTTTTTTCCTTACAGTTATTAGGTGTTTTTAACTTTGGTTTTTTAAATATGGACAAAAGATTTGATTTTAAAAAATTTGATAGTTTCTTTTTTCCAGTTGTAATTGGATTTGCTTTTGGTTTTGGATGGACACCATGTATTGGTCCAATTTTAGGATCTATTTTAGCGTTAGCTTCAATTGAAGAAACATTGGCAAGAGCAATTTTACTCCTATCTTTTTATTCTTTGGGATTAGCAATACCTTTCATTATATCAGGTTACTTAATTCAAAGATTTTTAATTTTTTCAAAAAATATGAGCAAACACATTAATACTATTTCAAAAGTTGGAGGGATTTTATTGTTAATCACTGGAATATTGATTTTAACAAATAAATTGCAATTCTTAGGATTTTATTTATTAAACACCTTACCATTCTTACAAAGTATCGGTTAA
- a CDS encoding flavodoxin-like protein (PFAM: Flavodoxin-like fold) produces MKIYQIDSSARKKGSTSRALAKKLLDKIKKPEDEIVYRDLDDEMLFVSGLTESGMNIDEKDQTPEHKKMFELSDKLVSELKESDIIIISAPIYNYGPPATLKAWSDLAARVGETFRFKPNGRREGLLKNKRAYLVITSGGTKLNSNEDFLTPWLKFILNFFGIEKIDVISADQMALDYEKSILEAEKQIENLK; encoded by the coding sequence ATGAAAATTTATCAAATAGATTCAAGTGCGAGAAAAAAAGGCTCAACCTCAAGAGCACTAGCGAAAAAACTTTTAGATAAAATTAAAAAACCAGAAGATGAAATAGTTTATAGAGACTTAGATGATGAAATGCTTTTTGTATCTGGATTAACAGAGTCTGGCATGAACATAGATGAAAAAGATCAAACACCTGAGCATAAAAAGATGTTTGAGTTATCTGACAAACTTGTCTCCGAACTTAAAGAAAGTGATATTATAATTATATCAGCGCCAATATATAATTATGGTCCTCCAGCAACGCTTAAAGCATGGTCTGATCTTGCTGCAAGAGTAGGTGAAACTTTTAGGTTTAAACCTAATGGAAGAAGAGAAGGTTTATTAAAAAATAAAAGAGCGTATTTGGTCATTACATCTGGTGGAACAAAATTAAATAGTAATGAAGACTTTTTAACACCATGGTTAAAATTTATCTTAAATTTTTTTGGTATAGAAAAAATAGATGTTATTAGTGCAGATCAAATGGCTTTAGACTATGAAAAATCTATTCTTGAAGCTGAGAAACAAATTGAAAATTTGAAATAA
- a CDS encoding inositol monophosphatase family protein (PFAM: Inositol monophosphatase family~TIGRFAM: histidinol-phosphate phosphatase HisN, inositol monophosphatase family), with the protein MNKVEKINYKLYSSFLSKLAKELTNFYYSKLNKTFKISNKLKGKGYDPVTTSDKAFEKFIRSKINKKFPDHQIIGEEFGLKKSKSDFSWVIDPIDGTRSYVIGNPTWSNLISLNYKGQPMVGLANFPILKKFYFNASDKISYVVENGKKRKLIVNYSAKMNNVKVSAAFHNYLTPNKLKKIPKILKLMQFPCADALSYSHFADGKLDIVAQCSNKIWDIHPLIPIIKAAGGIVTTWKNEDPSKAGHILCSANRKLHNNFLKLLKPVAE; encoded by the coding sequence ATGAATAAAGTAGAAAAAATTAATTATAAACTATATTCAAGTTTTTTAAGCAAATTAGCTAAAGAATTAACTAATTTCTATTATTCAAAATTAAATAAAACTTTTAAAATTTCAAACAAGTTAAAAGGAAAAGGTTATGATCCCGTAACAACTTCAGATAAAGCATTTGAAAAATTTATAAGATCAAAAATTAACAAAAAATTTCCAGATCATCAAATTATAGGAGAAGAGTTTGGATTAAAAAAATCTAAAAGTGATTTCTCATGGGTGATTGATCCAATAGATGGTACTAGATCATATGTAATTGGTAACCCAACTTGGAGTAATTTAATTTCATTAAATTATAAAGGTCAACCAATGGTTGGTTTAGCAAATTTTCCAATTTTAAAAAAATTTTATTTTAATGCTTCGGATAAAATTTCTTATGTTGTGGAAAATGGAAAAAAAAGAAAACTAATAGTAAATTACTCAGCAAAAATGAATAACGTTAAGGTCTCAGCTGCTTTTCATAATTATTTAACCCCAAATAAATTAAAAAAAATTCCAAAAATATTAAAACTTATGCAATTTCCATGTGCTGATGCATTAAGTTATTCTCATTTTGCTGATGGAAAACTTGATATAGTTGCACAATGTTCAAATAAAATTTGGGATATCCACCCATTAATTCCTATTATTAAAGCAGCTGGTGGAATTGTTACAACATGGAAAAATGAAGATCCATCAAAAGCTGGTCATATACTTTGTTCAGCTAATAGAAAATTACACAATAATTTTTTAAAACTATTAAAACCTGTTGCTGAATAA
- a CDS encoding Small Multidrug Resistance protein (PFAM: Small Multidrug Resistance protein), whose protein sequence is MKPLLGYLFLVNGIIFGIASNSFAKISEGFTKLTPSILCILFMCVTMFSIAKAMSALPVGFAYATYSGLTVTGVVLFAVLKLNQVPNLYGTIGIILIIIGVVMVNYLGKLN, encoded by the coding sequence ATGAAACCTCTTTTAGGATATTTATTTTTAGTTAATGGTATAATTTTTGGTATAGCTTCCAATAGTTTTGCTAAAATTTCAGAGGGTTTTACAAAATTAACACCTTCAATATTATGTATTCTATTTATGTGCGTTACTATGTTTTCAATAGCTAAAGCAATGTCAGCTCTACCAGTTGGTTTTGCTTATGCAACCTATAGCGGATTAACAGTAACAGGCGTTGTTTTATTTGCAGTACTTAAGTTAAATCAAGTTCCTAATTTATACGGCACCATTGGTATCATTCTAATTATAATTGGTGTTGTAATGGTGAATTATTTAGGAAAACTAAACTAA
- a CDS encoding hypothetical protein (PFAM: conserved hypothetical protein), whose protein sequence is MISKKFSKFLFIFLMGFGMSLMMTLIITYINTGYDELYFNRFFKAWSISLPVAMIATTIVAPLVQKFVDKITNN, encoded by the coding sequence ATGATTTCTAAGAAATTTTCAAAATTTTTATTTATCTTTTTAATGGGCTTTGGAATGAGTTTGATGATGACGTTAATTATAACATATATTAACACAGGTTATGATGAATTATATTTTAATAGATTTTTTAAAGCTTGGTCTATAAGTCTTCCTGTGGCAATGATAGCAACAACAATAGTGGCTCCATTAGTTCAAAAATTTGTAGATAAGATCACCAATAATTAA
- a CDS encoding Pyridoxal-phosphate dependent enzyme (PFAM: Pyridoxal-phosphate dependent enzyme), which yields MSNIKNNFIDSIGNTPLIKLKAASEITGCNIYGKAEFLNPGGSVKDRAALALLKDAQEKKLISKGGTVVEGTAGNTGIGLGLLGNSLGYKTIIVMNDNQTQEKKDTLRNLGAELRLVKPKPYKDENNFVKIAGRLADELRPTNNNGVVWANQFDNTANAKGHYEGTGREIWEQLDGKIDGFVCSSGTGGTISGVSNALKEKNKDIKIYLSDPKGSALYNYIKNGELKSEGGSITEGIGSSRVTKNFENAKIDDAYSIEDTEALPILYDLIQNEGLSLGTSCGINIAGAIRLGKELGPGKTIVTILCDKSDKYNSKMFNKEFLKSKNLPFPSWL from the coding sequence ATGAGTAATATAAAAAACAATTTCATAGACTCAATTGGAAACACCCCATTAATCAAATTAAAAGCTGCATCAGAAATTACAGGTTGTAATATTTATGGTAAAGCTGAATTTTTAAATCCTGGGGGGTCAGTCAAAGATAGAGCAGCACTTGCTTTGTTAAAAGATGCTCAGGAAAAAAAATTAATTTCTAAAGGTGGTACTGTTGTTGAAGGTACAGCTGGTAATACTGGAATTGGTTTAGGACTTCTAGGAAATTCATTAGGATATAAAACAATTATTGTGATGAATGATAACCAAACACAGGAAAAGAAAGATACTTTAAGAAATTTGGGTGCTGAACTTAGATTGGTTAAACCAAAACCATACAAAGATGAAAATAATTTTGTGAAAATTGCTGGAAGGCTTGCTGATGAATTAAGACCAACTAATAACAACGGAGTAGTTTGGGCAAATCAATTTGATAATACAGCAAATGCTAAAGGTCACTACGAAGGAACTGGAAGAGAAATTTGGGAACAACTGGATGGTAAGATAGATGGATTTGTTTGTTCTTCAGGTACTGGTGGAACAATTTCTGGAGTAAGTAACGCACTCAAAGAAAAAAATAAAGATATCAAAATTTATTTATCAGATCCAAAAGGTTCTGCTCTTTATAATTACATAAAGAATGGTGAACTAAAATCTGAAGGTGGGTCAATTACAGAAGGTATAGGATCAAGCAGAGTTACAAAAAACTTTGAAAATGCAAAAATAGATGATGCTTATTCAATTGAAGATACTGAAGCTTTACCAATTTTATATGATCTAATTCAGAATGAGGGTTTAAGTTTAGGAACAAGTTGTGGAATAAATATTGCTGGTGCAATTAGACTTGGAAAAGAATTGGGACCAGGAAAAACAATTGTAACTATACTTTGCGATAAATCAGATAAATACAACTCAAAGATGTTTAATAAAGAGTTTTTAAAGTCAAAAAACTTACCTTTTCCTAGTTGGCTATAA
- a CDS encoding serine O-acetyltransferase (PFAM: Bacterial transferase hexapeptide (three repeats)~TIGRFAM: serine O-acetyltransferase): MNDYLQSIIDRDPAAKSKISLIFTYPGVKAVFFHRIANFFYQAKFDLIARIFSQFSRFLTGIEIHPGADIGKNLFIDHGMGVVIGETSKIGNNVTIYHNVTLGGVAPSINSNDQRNTKRHPTLEDNVVVGSGAQVLGPIIIGKNSLIGSNAVVTKDVPEKSIMAGIPATKVGDATKGFKPYAVTDEDKK; the protein is encoded by the coding sequence ATGAATGATTACTTACAATCAATAATTGATAGAGATCCTGCTGCTAAGTCAAAAATAAGTTTAATTTTTACTTATCCAGGTGTTAAAGCAGTTTTTTTTCACAGAATTGCAAATTTTTTCTATCAAGCAAAATTTGATTTAATAGCTAGAATATTTTCTCAATTTTCAAGATTCTTAACTGGTATAGAAATTCATCCTGGGGCAGATATTGGAAAAAATTTATTTATAGATCATGGTATGGGAGTTGTTATTGGAGAAACTTCTAAAATTGGAAATAATGTAACTATTTATCATAATGTTACTTTGGGAGGTGTTGCTCCAAGTATAAATTCTAATGACCAAAGAAATACAAAAAGACATCCTACATTAGAAGATAATGTTGTAGTTGGGTCAGGTGCTCAAGTTTTGGGTCCAATTATAATTGGAAAAAATTCTCTAATTGGTTCTAATGCAGTTGTAACAAAAGATGTGCCAGAAAAATCTATTATGGCTGGTATACCTGCAACTAAAGTTGGTGATGCAACAAAAGGTTTCAAACCTTATGCTGTAACTGATGAAGATAAAAAATGA
- a CDS encoding Glyoxalase/Bleomycin resistance protein/Dioxygenase superfamily → MYKNTNCFHLAIPCGDLEKAKKFYSESLGCRLDNADQEWADVDFWGNELTLHASEHKLDNERHDVDMGNVSVPHFGVHLSRKDFDALKARLKERGVKYYDEPYLRFKGTKYEQETFFVKDPNENILEIKTLTANPE, encoded by the coding sequence ATGTACAAAAACACAAACTGCTTTCATCTAGCAATCCCATGTGGAGATTTAGAAAAAGCTAAAAAATTTTATAGCGAGTCTTTAGGTTGTAGACTTGATAATGCAGATCAAGAATGGGCTGATGTAGATTTTTGGGGCAATGAATTAACTCTTCATGCAAGTGAACATAAGTTAGACAATGAGAGGCATGATGTAGATATGGGTAATGTGTCAGTTCCACACTTCGGGGTACATTTATCTAGAAAAGATTTTGATGCTTTAAAGGCAAGATTAAAAGAAAGAGGCGTTAAGTATTACGATGAACCTTATTTGAGATTTAAAGGAACTAAATACGAACAAGAAACTTTCTTTGTTAAAGACCCTAACGAAAATATTTTAGAGATCAAAACTCTTACGGCAAACCCAGAATAA
- a CDS encoding LysE type translocator (PFAM: LysE type translocator), which produces MEFLLLGFFTSLSLILAIGPQNVFVIEQGLKKQYVFLICLICSISDCILIFVGIFLFHYFSQYFNSLIELLFNVLLLIFLFHFIYSKFKSRNEYVDLNENKNTIPVINIILKTLGFTYLNPHVYSDTVFILGNFSKNFDLTQKIIFGVGASFASFSFFFLLGYASNYFSKHLNSKEIWRVINWIIIGIMSLLTTYVIREIYISII; this is translated from the coding sequence ATGGAGTTTTTGTTATTAGGTTTTTTTACTAGTCTTAGTTTGATCTTAGCTATAGGACCTCAAAATGTTTTTGTAATTGAACAAGGTTTAAAAAAACAATACGTTTTTTTAATTTGTTTAATCTGTTCGATATCTGATTGCATTTTAATTTTCGTTGGTATTTTTTTATTCCATTATTTTAGTCAATATTTTAATTCATTAATTGAATTACTATTCAACGTCTTACTTTTAATTTTTTTATTTCATTTTATTTACTCAAAGTTTAAGTCAAGAAATGAATACGTAGATTTAAATGAGAATAAAAATACTATTCCTGTAATAAATATTATTTTAAAAACATTAGGTTTTACTTATTTAAATCCACATGTTTATTCAGATACCGTTTTTATTTTAGGAAATTTTTCAAAAAATTTTGATTTAACTCAAAAAATAATTTTTGGAGTAGGAGCTTCATTTGCATCGTTTTCATTTTTCTTTTTATTAGGTTATGCATCAAATTATTTTTCAAAGCACTTAAACAGTAAAGAAATATGGAGAGTAATAAATTGGATAATTATTGGAATTATGAGTTTATTAACAACTTATGTGATAAGAGAAATATATATTTCAATTATTTAA
- a CDS encoding L-asparaginase II (PFAM: L-asparaginase II), with protein MVKKLVNVTRNGSIESEHYGHGVIVDSSGKIVKEWGDSFHLIYPRSSLKPIQSLNLYKDGYIDKAKLSAKQIAFSTSSHFAEEIHQELILKWLKEINSDESKLACGEDWPWQLPEKFKAYDKYKKRRKIFHNCSGKHCAHLAVSLDRDIPIENYNSPDHTIQKELFSMIEDLAEFKIDKVGVDGCTLPNPLMPLNKFAQLLSNFADFKKLGELSGIAETIYNSCVSEPEYAGGKESDNSILTKILNKKAFFKNGAEGVFAAIIPEQKISAVVKITDGNSRASSTAIAGMVSELNLINKDELESFLNKPVYNSTDQTVGSISWCG; from the coding sequence ATGGTTAAAAAACTAGTTAATGTTACACGTAACGGATCAATTGAAAGTGAACACTACGGTCATGGTGTAATTGTAGACTCATCTGGAAAAATTGTAAAAGAGTGGGGTGATAGTTTTCATCTTATATATCCAAGATCATCGTTAAAACCAATTCAGTCACTTAATCTTTATAAAGATGGATACATAGATAAAGCTAAATTGTCAGCCAAACAAATTGCATTTTCTACCTCTTCTCATTTTGCAGAAGAAATTCATCAAGAATTAATTTTAAAATGGTTAAAAGAAATTAATTCTGATGAAAGTAAACTTGCATGTGGCGAAGATTGGCCTTGGCAATTACCTGAAAAATTTAAAGCTTATGATAAATATAAAAAAAGACGAAAAATTTTTCATAACTGCTCAGGAAAACATTGTGCTCATTTAGCAGTTTCCTTAGATAGAGATATACCCATTGAAAATTATAATTCGCCTGACCACACCATACAGAAAGAACTTTTTTCAATGATAGAAGATTTAGCTGAATTTAAGATAGATAAAGTAGGAGTGGATGGGTGTACTCTTCCGAATCCATTAATGCCTTTAAATAAATTTGCTCAATTACTTTCTAACTTTGCAGATTTTAAAAAACTTGGAGAGCTAAGTGGTATTGCTGAAACAATTTATAATTCATGTGTTAGTGAACCAGAATATGCTGGTGGAAAAGAAAGTGATAATTCAATTCTAACTAAGATATTAAATAAAAAAGCTTTTTTTAAAAATGGAGCAGAAGGTGTTTTTGCTGCAATTATCCCTGAACAAAAAATTTCTGCAGTTGTTAAAATAACTGATGGAAACTCCAGAGCATCATCAACTGCAATTGCAGGAATGGTATCTGAATTAAATCTTATAAATAAAGATGAACTAGAAAGTTTTTTGAATAAACCAGTTTATAATTCTACAGATCAAACTGTTGGAAGTATTTCGTGGTGTGGTTAG